One region of Takifugu flavidus isolate HTHZ2018 chromosome 14, ASM371156v2, whole genome shotgun sequence genomic DNA includes:
- the trim3b gene encoding tripartite motif-containing protein 3b isoform X2 translates to MSSAMAKHDAGRTSPVVRQIDKQFLVCSICLDHYRNPKVLPCLHTFCESCLQNYIPPESLTLSCPVCRQTSILPEKGVCALQNNFFITNLMEVLQRDSECSRPEACSVLESVSAAAAGKPLCCPNHEGKVGPPPRRSCYPLVTPAEHFRTLCLPLQVMEFYCESCETAMCLDCTEGEHREHETVPLRDVVEQHKAVLKTQLDAIRSRLPQLTAAIELVSEISRQLNDRKSEAVAEISGTFEELERALHQRKTALVTDLENICTAKQKVLQAQLSALLQGKEQIQSSCSFTEQALSHGSATEVLLVQKQMSERVTALARHDFPERPHQNAHLDCLVETDGLRRSIQNLGVLVTTAAVAHSSVATGEGLRHAATGQHHAITVTTKDKDGELVRTGNAVLKAEITSTDGSRGADTEISDNKNGTYEVGYTLHSEGEYAFALLLYGQHVRGSPFRLRAVKPSDVPQSPDDVKRRVKSPSGSGGHIRQKAVRRPSSMYSTTKKKENPIEDELIYRVGSRGRERGEFTNLQGISASSNGRVVVADSNNQCIQIFSNDGQFRMRFGVRGRSPGQLQRPTGVTVDVNGDIVVADYDNRWVSIFSAEGKFKNKIGAGRLMGPKGVAVDKNGHIITVDNKACCVFIFQSNGKLVTKFGGRGTADRQLAGPHFVAVNNKNEIIVTDFHNHSVKVYNADGEFLFKFGSHGEGNGQFNAPTGVAVDSNGNIIVADWGNSRIQVFDSTGSFLSYINTSADPLYGPQGLALTSDGHVAVADSGNHCFKVYRYLQ, encoded by the exons ATGTCCTCCGCCATGGCGAAGCACGACGCCGGGCGCACCAGCCCCGTGGTGCGTCAGATAGACAAGCAGTTTCTGGTGTGCAGCATCTGCCTGGATCACTACCGGAACCCCAAGGTCCTGCCCTGTCTGCACACCTTCTGCGAGAG ctgtctcCAGAACTACATCCCCCCGGAGTCTCTGACCCTCTCGTGTCCAGTCTGTCGACAGACGTCCATCCTGCCTGAGAAAGGAGTCTGTGCTCTGCAGAACAACTTCTTCATCACCAATCTCATGGAG GTTCTTCAACGAGACTCCGAGTGTTCGCGTCCAGAAGCCTGTAGCGTCCTGGAGTCAGTCAGTGCAGCCGCCGCCGGAAAGCCGCTCTGCTGCCCGAACCACGAGGGGAAGGTAGGACCCCCCCCCAGACGCTCCTGTTACCCTCTGGTCACCCCCGCCGAGCATTTTCGGACgctttgtctccctctgcaggtgatgGAGTTCTACTGCGAGTCCTGTGAGACGGCCATGTGTCTGGACTGCACCGAGGGCGAGCACCGGGAGCACGAGACCGTCCCTCTGCGGGACGTGGTGGAGCAGCATAAGGCCGTGCTGAAGACGCAGCTGGACGCCATCCGCAGCAG GCTCCCGCAGCTGACGGCGGCCATCGAACTGGTGAGCGAGATCTCTCGCCAACTGAACGACAGGAAGAGCGAGGCGGTGGCGGAGATCAGCGGCACGTTCGAAGAGCTGGAGCGGGCGCTGCATCAGCGCAAGACGGCCCTGGTCACGGACCTGGAGAACATCTGCACCGCCAAGCAGAAG gtcctgcaggCTCAGCTTTCAGCGCTGCTCCAGGGGAAGGAGCAGatccagagcagctgcagcttcacggAGCAGGCCCTCAGCCACGGCAGCGCCACCGAG GTGCTGCTGGTCCAGAAGCAGATGAGCGAGCGGGTCACGGCGCTGGCCCGCCACGACTTCCCCGAGAGGCCACATCAGAACGCACATCTGGATTGTCTG GTGGAGACCGACGGTTTGCGGCGTTCCATCCAGAACCTGGGCGTCCTGGTCACCACGGCCGCTGTGGCCCACAGCTCCGTGGCCACGGGAGAGGGCCTCCGCCACGCCGCCACCGGGCAGCACCACGCCATAACCGTGACCACGAAGGACAAA GACGGGGAGTTGGTGCGGACAGGAAACGCTGTTCTCAAAGCAGAGATAACGTCGACTGACGGGAGCCGCGGCGCCGACACAGAGATATCGGACAACAAGAACGGGACGTACGAGGTGGGCTACACGCTGCACTCCGAGGGCGAGTACGCCTTCGCGCTGCTGCTGTACGGCCAGCACGTGCGCGGCAGCCCCTTCCGCCTGCGGGCCGTCAAGCCCTCCGACGTGCCGCAGTCTCCGGACGACGTGAAGAGGAGGGTGAAATCCCCCAGCGGGAGCGGCGGCCACATCCGGCAGAAGGCGGTGCGGCGGCCCTCCAGCATGTACAGCACCACCAAGAAAAAGGAGAACCCCATCGAGGACGAGCTCATCTACAGAGTGG GTTCCCGGggcagggagaggggggagtTCACCAACCTGCAGGGGATCTCTGCCTCCAGCAACGGCAGGGTGGTGGTCGCCGACAGCAACAACCAGTGCATCCAG ATTTTCTCCAACGACGGCCAGTTCAGGATGCGCTTCGGCGTGCGGGGGCGCTCCCCGGGACAGCTGCAGCGGCCGACCGGCGTCACGGTGGACGTGAACGGCGACATCGTGGTGGCCGACTACGACAACCGCTGGGTCAGCATCTTCTCCGCCGAGGGCAAGTTTAAG AATAAGATCGGCGCCGGCCGGCTCATGGGTCCGAAGGGCGTGGCCGTGGACAAGAACGGACACATCATCACCGTGGACAACAAAGCCTGCTGCGTCTTCATCTTCCAGTCCAACGGGAAGCTGGTGACCAAGTTTGGAGGCCGGGGGACGGCGGACAGGCAGTTGGCAG GCCCGCACTTTGTTGCAGTGAACAACAAGAACGAAATTATCGTGACTGATTTTCACAATCACTCCGTGAAG GTGTACAACGCAGACGGAGAGTTCTTGTTCAAATTTGGCTCCCACGGCGAAGGCAACGGCCAGTTCAACGCTCCCACCGGAGTGGCCGTGGACTCAAACGGGAACATCATCGTCGCCGACTGGGGCAACAGCAGAATACAG GTGTTTGACAGCACCGGATCTTTCTTATCTTATATCAACACCTCAGCAGACCCCTTGTACGGCCCCCAGGGCCTGGCCCTCACCTCAGACGGACACGTGGCCGTCGCCGACTCTGGAAACCACTGCTTTAAAGTCTACCGGTACCTTCAGTAA
- the trim3b gene encoding tripartite motif-containing protein 3b isoform X1, translating into MSSAMAKHDAGRTSPVVRQIDKQFLVCSICLDHYRNPKVLPCLHTFCESCLQNYIPPESLTLSCPVCRQTSILPEKGVCALQNNFFITNLMEVLQRDSECSRPEACSVLESVSAAAAGKPLCCPNHEGKVGPPPRRSCYPLVTPAEHFRTLCLPLQVMEFYCESCETAMCLDCTEGEHREHETVPLRDVVEQHKAVLKTQLDAIRSRLPQLTAAIELVSEISRQLNDRKSEAVAEISGTFEELERALHQRKTALVTDLENICTAKQKVLQAQLSALLQGKEQIQSSCSFTEQALSHGSATEVLLVQKQMSERVTALARHDFPERPHQNAHLDCLVETDGLRRSIQNLGVLVTTAAVAHSSVATGEGLRHAATGQHHAITVTTKDKDGELVRTGNAVLKAEITSTDGSRGADTEISDNKNGTYEVGYTLHSEGEYAFALLLYGQHVRGSPFRLRAVKPSDVPQSPDDVKRRVKSPSGSGGHIRQKAVRRPSSMYSTTKKKENPIEDELIYRVGSRGRERGEFTNLQGISASSNGRVVVADSNNQCIQIFSNDGQFRMRFGVRGRSPGQLQRPTGVTVDVNGDIVVADYDNRWVSIFSAEGKFKNKIGAGRLMGPKGVAVDKNGHIITVDNKACCVFIFQSNGKLVTKFGGRGTADRQLAEKLGPNFNKSGSVFSPHFVAVNNKNEIIVTDFHNHSVKVYNADGEFLFKFGSHGEGNGQFNAPTGVAVDSNGNIIVADWGNSRIQVFDSTGSFLSYINTSADPLYGPQGLALTSDGHVAVADSGNHCFKVYRYLQ; encoded by the exons ATGTCCTCCGCCATGGCGAAGCACGACGCCGGGCGCACCAGCCCCGTGGTGCGTCAGATAGACAAGCAGTTTCTGGTGTGCAGCATCTGCCTGGATCACTACCGGAACCCCAAGGTCCTGCCCTGTCTGCACACCTTCTGCGAGAG ctgtctcCAGAACTACATCCCCCCGGAGTCTCTGACCCTCTCGTGTCCAGTCTGTCGACAGACGTCCATCCTGCCTGAGAAAGGAGTCTGTGCTCTGCAGAACAACTTCTTCATCACCAATCTCATGGAG GTTCTTCAACGAGACTCCGAGTGTTCGCGTCCAGAAGCCTGTAGCGTCCTGGAGTCAGTCAGTGCAGCCGCCGCCGGAAAGCCGCTCTGCTGCCCGAACCACGAGGGGAAGGTAGGACCCCCCCCCAGACGCTCCTGTTACCCTCTGGTCACCCCCGCCGAGCATTTTCGGACgctttgtctccctctgcaggtgatgGAGTTCTACTGCGAGTCCTGTGAGACGGCCATGTGTCTGGACTGCACCGAGGGCGAGCACCGGGAGCACGAGACCGTCCCTCTGCGGGACGTGGTGGAGCAGCATAAGGCCGTGCTGAAGACGCAGCTGGACGCCATCCGCAGCAG GCTCCCGCAGCTGACGGCGGCCATCGAACTGGTGAGCGAGATCTCTCGCCAACTGAACGACAGGAAGAGCGAGGCGGTGGCGGAGATCAGCGGCACGTTCGAAGAGCTGGAGCGGGCGCTGCATCAGCGCAAGACGGCCCTGGTCACGGACCTGGAGAACATCTGCACCGCCAAGCAGAAG gtcctgcaggCTCAGCTTTCAGCGCTGCTCCAGGGGAAGGAGCAGatccagagcagctgcagcttcacggAGCAGGCCCTCAGCCACGGCAGCGCCACCGAG GTGCTGCTGGTCCAGAAGCAGATGAGCGAGCGGGTCACGGCGCTGGCCCGCCACGACTTCCCCGAGAGGCCACATCAGAACGCACATCTGGATTGTCTG GTGGAGACCGACGGTTTGCGGCGTTCCATCCAGAACCTGGGCGTCCTGGTCACCACGGCCGCTGTGGCCCACAGCTCCGTGGCCACGGGAGAGGGCCTCCGCCACGCCGCCACCGGGCAGCACCACGCCATAACCGTGACCACGAAGGACAAA GACGGGGAGTTGGTGCGGACAGGAAACGCTGTTCTCAAAGCAGAGATAACGTCGACTGACGGGAGCCGCGGCGCCGACACAGAGATATCGGACAACAAGAACGGGACGTACGAGGTGGGCTACACGCTGCACTCCGAGGGCGAGTACGCCTTCGCGCTGCTGCTGTACGGCCAGCACGTGCGCGGCAGCCCCTTCCGCCTGCGGGCCGTCAAGCCCTCCGACGTGCCGCAGTCTCCGGACGACGTGAAGAGGAGGGTGAAATCCCCCAGCGGGAGCGGCGGCCACATCCGGCAGAAGGCGGTGCGGCGGCCCTCCAGCATGTACAGCACCACCAAGAAAAAGGAGAACCCCATCGAGGACGAGCTCATCTACAGAGTGG GTTCCCGGggcagggagaggggggagtTCACCAACCTGCAGGGGATCTCTGCCTCCAGCAACGGCAGGGTGGTGGTCGCCGACAGCAACAACCAGTGCATCCAG ATTTTCTCCAACGACGGCCAGTTCAGGATGCGCTTCGGCGTGCGGGGGCGCTCCCCGGGACAGCTGCAGCGGCCGACCGGCGTCACGGTGGACGTGAACGGCGACATCGTGGTGGCCGACTACGACAACCGCTGGGTCAGCATCTTCTCCGCCGAGGGCAAGTTTAAG AATAAGATCGGCGCCGGCCGGCTCATGGGTCCGAAGGGCGTGGCCGTGGACAAGAACGGACACATCATCACCGTGGACAACAAAGCCTGCTGCGTCTTCATCTTCCAGTCCAACGGGAAGCTGGTGACCAAGTTTGGAGGCCGGGGGACGGCGGACAGGCAGTTGGCAG AAAAGCTCGGCCCCAATTTTAATAAATCTGGCTCAGTTTTCA GCCCGCACTTTGTTGCAGTGAACAACAAGAACGAAATTATCGTGACTGATTTTCACAATCACTCCGTGAAG GTGTACAACGCAGACGGAGAGTTCTTGTTCAAATTTGGCTCCCACGGCGAAGGCAACGGCCAGTTCAACGCTCCCACCGGAGTGGCCGTGGACTCAAACGGGAACATCATCGTCGCCGACTGGGGCAACAGCAGAATACAG GTGTTTGACAGCACCGGATCTTTCTTATCTTATATCAACACCTCAGCAGACCCCTTGTACGGCCCCCAGGGCCTGGCCCTCACCTCAGACGGACACGTGGCCGTCGCCGACTCTGGAAACCACTGCTTTAAAGTCTACCGGTACCTTCAGTAA
- the trim3b gene encoding tripartite motif-containing protein 3b isoform X4, which yields MSSAMAKHDAGRTSPVVRQIDKQFLVCSICLDHYRNPKVLPCLHTFCESCLQNYIPPESLTLSCPVCRQTSILPEKGVCALQNNFFITNLMEVLQRDSECSRPEACSVLESVSAAAAGKPLCCPNHEGKVMEFYCESCETAMCLDCTEGEHREHETVPLRDVVEQHKAVLKTQLDAIRSRLPQLTAAIELVSEISRQLNDRKSEAVAEISGTFEELERALHQRKTALVTDLENICTAKQKVLQAQLSALLQGKEQIQSSCSFTEQALSHGSATEVLLVQKQMSERVTALARHDFPERPHQNAHLDCLVETDGLRRSIQNLGVLVTTAAVAHSSVATGEGLRHAATGQHHAITVTTKDKDGELVRTGNAVLKAEITSTDGSRGADTEISDNKNGTYEVGYTLHSEGEYAFALLLYGQHVRGSPFRLRAVKPSDVPQSPDDVKRRVKSPSGSGGHIRQKAVRRPSSMYSTTKKKENPIEDELIYRVGSRGRERGEFTNLQGISASSNGRVVVADSNNQCIQIFSNDGQFRMRFGVRGRSPGQLQRPTGVTVDVNGDIVVADYDNRWVSIFSAEGKFKNKIGAGRLMGPKGVAVDKNGHIITVDNKACCVFIFQSNGKLVTKFGGRGTADRQLAGPHFVAVNNKNEIIVTDFHNHSVKVYNADGEFLFKFGSHGEGNGQFNAPTGVAVDSNGNIIVADWGNSRIQVFDSTGSFLSYINTSADPLYGPQGLALTSDGHVAVADSGNHCFKVYRYLQ from the exons ATGTCCTCCGCCATGGCGAAGCACGACGCCGGGCGCACCAGCCCCGTGGTGCGTCAGATAGACAAGCAGTTTCTGGTGTGCAGCATCTGCCTGGATCACTACCGGAACCCCAAGGTCCTGCCCTGTCTGCACACCTTCTGCGAGAG ctgtctcCAGAACTACATCCCCCCGGAGTCTCTGACCCTCTCGTGTCCAGTCTGTCGACAGACGTCCATCCTGCCTGAGAAAGGAGTCTGTGCTCTGCAGAACAACTTCTTCATCACCAATCTCATGGAG GTTCTTCAACGAGACTCCGAGTGTTCGCGTCCAGAAGCCTGTAGCGTCCTGGAGTCAGTCAGTGCAGCCGCCGCCGGAAAGCCGCTCTGCTGCCCGAACCACGAGGGGAAG gtgatgGAGTTCTACTGCGAGTCCTGTGAGACGGCCATGTGTCTGGACTGCACCGAGGGCGAGCACCGGGAGCACGAGACCGTCCCTCTGCGGGACGTGGTGGAGCAGCATAAGGCCGTGCTGAAGACGCAGCTGGACGCCATCCGCAGCAG GCTCCCGCAGCTGACGGCGGCCATCGAACTGGTGAGCGAGATCTCTCGCCAACTGAACGACAGGAAGAGCGAGGCGGTGGCGGAGATCAGCGGCACGTTCGAAGAGCTGGAGCGGGCGCTGCATCAGCGCAAGACGGCCCTGGTCACGGACCTGGAGAACATCTGCACCGCCAAGCAGAAG gtcctgcaggCTCAGCTTTCAGCGCTGCTCCAGGGGAAGGAGCAGatccagagcagctgcagcttcacggAGCAGGCCCTCAGCCACGGCAGCGCCACCGAG GTGCTGCTGGTCCAGAAGCAGATGAGCGAGCGGGTCACGGCGCTGGCCCGCCACGACTTCCCCGAGAGGCCACATCAGAACGCACATCTGGATTGTCTG GTGGAGACCGACGGTTTGCGGCGTTCCATCCAGAACCTGGGCGTCCTGGTCACCACGGCCGCTGTGGCCCACAGCTCCGTGGCCACGGGAGAGGGCCTCCGCCACGCCGCCACCGGGCAGCACCACGCCATAACCGTGACCACGAAGGACAAA GACGGGGAGTTGGTGCGGACAGGAAACGCTGTTCTCAAAGCAGAGATAACGTCGACTGACGGGAGCCGCGGCGCCGACACAGAGATATCGGACAACAAGAACGGGACGTACGAGGTGGGCTACACGCTGCACTCCGAGGGCGAGTACGCCTTCGCGCTGCTGCTGTACGGCCAGCACGTGCGCGGCAGCCCCTTCCGCCTGCGGGCCGTCAAGCCCTCCGACGTGCCGCAGTCTCCGGACGACGTGAAGAGGAGGGTGAAATCCCCCAGCGGGAGCGGCGGCCACATCCGGCAGAAGGCGGTGCGGCGGCCCTCCAGCATGTACAGCACCACCAAGAAAAAGGAGAACCCCATCGAGGACGAGCTCATCTACAGAGTGG GTTCCCGGggcagggagaggggggagtTCACCAACCTGCAGGGGATCTCTGCCTCCAGCAACGGCAGGGTGGTGGTCGCCGACAGCAACAACCAGTGCATCCAG ATTTTCTCCAACGACGGCCAGTTCAGGATGCGCTTCGGCGTGCGGGGGCGCTCCCCGGGACAGCTGCAGCGGCCGACCGGCGTCACGGTGGACGTGAACGGCGACATCGTGGTGGCCGACTACGACAACCGCTGGGTCAGCATCTTCTCCGCCGAGGGCAAGTTTAAG AATAAGATCGGCGCCGGCCGGCTCATGGGTCCGAAGGGCGTGGCCGTGGACAAGAACGGACACATCATCACCGTGGACAACAAAGCCTGCTGCGTCTTCATCTTCCAGTCCAACGGGAAGCTGGTGACCAAGTTTGGAGGCCGGGGGACGGCGGACAGGCAGTTGGCAG GCCCGCACTTTGTTGCAGTGAACAACAAGAACGAAATTATCGTGACTGATTTTCACAATCACTCCGTGAAG GTGTACAACGCAGACGGAGAGTTCTTGTTCAAATTTGGCTCCCACGGCGAAGGCAACGGCCAGTTCAACGCTCCCACCGGAGTGGCCGTGGACTCAAACGGGAACATCATCGTCGCCGACTGGGGCAACAGCAGAATACAG GTGTTTGACAGCACCGGATCTTTCTTATCTTATATCAACACCTCAGCAGACCCCTTGTACGGCCCCCAGGGCCTGGCCCTCACCTCAGACGGACACGTGGCCGTCGCCGACTCTGGAAACCACTGCTTTAAAGTCTACCGGTACCTTCAGTAA
- the trim3b gene encoding tripartite motif-containing protein 3b isoform X3 gives MSSAMAKHDAGRTSPVVRQIDKQFLVCSICLDHYRNPKVLPCLHTFCESCLQNYIPPESLTLSCPVCRQTSILPEKGVCALQNNFFITNLMEVLQRDSECSRPEACSVLESVSAAAAGKPLCCPNHEGKVMEFYCESCETAMCLDCTEGEHREHETVPLRDVVEQHKAVLKTQLDAIRSRLPQLTAAIELVSEISRQLNDRKSEAVAEISGTFEELERALHQRKTALVTDLENICTAKQKVLQAQLSALLQGKEQIQSSCSFTEQALSHGSATEVLLVQKQMSERVTALARHDFPERPHQNAHLDCLVETDGLRRSIQNLGVLVTTAAVAHSSVATGEGLRHAATGQHHAITVTTKDKDGELVRTGNAVLKAEITSTDGSRGADTEISDNKNGTYEVGYTLHSEGEYAFALLLYGQHVRGSPFRLRAVKPSDVPQSPDDVKRRVKSPSGSGGHIRQKAVRRPSSMYSTTKKKENPIEDELIYRVGSRGRERGEFTNLQGISASSNGRVVVADSNNQCIQIFSNDGQFRMRFGVRGRSPGQLQRPTGVTVDVNGDIVVADYDNRWVSIFSAEGKFKNKIGAGRLMGPKGVAVDKNGHIITVDNKACCVFIFQSNGKLVTKFGGRGTADRQLAEKLGPNFNKSGSVFSPHFVAVNNKNEIIVTDFHNHSVKVYNADGEFLFKFGSHGEGNGQFNAPTGVAVDSNGNIIVADWGNSRIQVFDSTGSFLSYINTSADPLYGPQGLALTSDGHVAVADSGNHCFKVYRYLQ, from the exons ATGTCCTCCGCCATGGCGAAGCACGACGCCGGGCGCACCAGCCCCGTGGTGCGTCAGATAGACAAGCAGTTTCTGGTGTGCAGCATCTGCCTGGATCACTACCGGAACCCCAAGGTCCTGCCCTGTCTGCACACCTTCTGCGAGAG ctgtctcCAGAACTACATCCCCCCGGAGTCTCTGACCCTCTCGTGTCCAGTCTGTCGACAGACGTCCATCCTGCCTGAGAAAGGAGTCTGTGCTCTGCAGAACAACTTCTTCATCACCAATCTCATGGAG GTTCTTCAACGAGACTCCGAGTGTTCGCGTCCAGAAGCCTGTAGCGTCCTGGAGTCAGTCAGTGCAGCCGCCGCCGGAAAGCCGCTCTGCTGCCCGAACCACGAGGGGAAG gtgatgGAGTTCTACTGCGAGTCCTGTGAGACGGCCATGTGTCTGGACTGCACCGAGGGCGAGCACCGGGAGCACGAGACCGTCCCTCTGCGGGACGTGGTGGAGCAGCATAAGGCCGTGCTGAAGACGCAGCTGGACGCCATCCGCAGCAG GCTCCCGCAGCTGACGGCGGCCATCGAACTGGTGAGCGAGATCTCTCGCCAACTGAACGACAGGAAGAGCGAGGCGGTGGCGGAGATCAGCGGCACGTTCGAAGAGCTGGAGCGGGCGCTGCATCAGCGCAAGACGGCCCTGGTCACGGACCTGGAGAACATCTGCACCGCCAAGCAGAAG gtcctgcaggCTCAGCTTTCAGCGCTGCTCCAGGGGAAGGAGCAGatccagagcagctgcagcttcacggAGCAGGCCCTCAGCCACGGCAGCGCCACCGAG GTGCTGCTGGTCCAGAAGCAGATGAGCGAGCGGGTCACGGCGCTGGCCCGCCACGACTTCCCCGAGAGGCCACATCAGAACGCACATCTGGATTGTCTG GTGGAGACCGACGGTTTGCGGCGTTCCATCCAGAACCTGGGCGTCCTGGTCACCACGGCCGCTGTGGCCCACAGCTCCGTGGCCACGGGAGAGGGCCTCCGCCACGCCGCCACCGGGCAGCACCACGCCATAACCGTGACCACGAAGGACAAA GACGGGGAGTTGGTGCGGACAGGAAACGCTGTTCTCAAAGCAGAGATAACGTCGACTGACGGGAGCCGCGGCGCCGACACAGAGATATCGGACAACAAGAACGGGACGTACGAGGTGGGCTACACGCTGCACTCCGAGGGCGAGTACGCCTTCGCGCTGCTGCTGTACGGCCAGCACGTGCGCGGCAGCCCCTTCCGCCTGCGGGCCGTCAAGCCCTCCGACGTGCCGCAGTCTCCGGACGACGTGAAGAGGAGGGTGAAATCCCCCAGCGGGAGCGGCGGCCACATCCGGCAGAAGGCGGTGCGGCGGCCCTCCAGCATGTACAGCACCACCAAGAAAAAGGAGAACCCCATCGAGGACGAGCTCATCTACAGAGTGG GTTCCCGGggcagggagaggggggagtTCACCAACCTGCAGGGGATCTCTGCCTCCAGCAACGGCAGGGTGGTGGTCGCCGACAGCAACAACCAGTGCATCCAG ATTTTCTCCAACGACGGCCAGTTCAGGATGCGCTTCGGCGTGCGGGGGCGCTCCCCGGGACAGCTGCAGCGGCCGACCGGCGTCACGGTGGACGTGAACGGCGACATCGTGGTGGCCGACTACGACAACCGCTGGGTCAGCATCTTCTCCGCCGAGGGCAAGTTTAAG AATAAGATCGGCGCCGGCCGGCTCATGGGTCCGAAGGGCGTGGCCGTGGACAAGAACGGACACATCATCACCGTGGACAACAAAGCCTGCTGCGTCTTCATCTTCCAGTCCAACGGGAAGCTGGTGACCAAGTTTGGAGGCCGGGGGACGGCGGACAGGCAGTTGGCAG AAAAGCTCGGCCCCAATTTTAATAAATCTGGCTCAGTTTTCA GCCCGCACTTTGTTGCAGTGAACAACAAGAACGAAATTATCGTGACTGATTTTCACAATCACTCCGTGAAG GTGTACAACGCAGACGGAGAGTTCTTGTTCAAATTTGGCTCCCACGGCGAAGGCAACGGCCAGTTCAACGCTCCCACCGGAGTGGCCGTGGACTCAAACGGGAACATCATCGTCGCCGACTGGGGCAACAGCAGAATACAG GTGTTTGACAGCACCGGATCTTTCTTATCTTATATCAACACCTCAGCAGACCCCTTGTACGGCCCCCAGGGCCTGGCCCTCACCTCAGACGGACACGTGGCCGTCGCCGACTCTGGAAACCACTGCTTTAAAGTCTACCGGTACCTTCAGTAA